In Anaerolineales bacterium, a genomic segment contains:
- a CDS encoding CAP domain-containing protein codes for MRPSRITTAKAALLSALWITACSRASAPAPPLASTSEAQPAASTALHAGRPEQLSEEQMMPAAIGVVSAANVLRIQAGLPPLTASGTLMGLALARAQGMTASKYLGHEDPSGASPSAQELLQATGFRGPVGELVYGSQRNLEGLAADAVRAWEASPANRELLLSSKYRYAGVGIQGDGNWWKVSLLLAASEP; via the coding sequence ATGAGGCCCAGCCGGATCACGACTGCCAAGGCGGCGCTCTTGAGCGCGCTGTGGATCACTGCCTGCTCGCGGGCGAGTGCGCCAGCGCCCCCCCTGGCGTCCACGTCCGAAGCGCAGCCGGCGGCCTCGACTGCGCTGCACGCCGGCCGTCCCGAGCAGCTCTCTGAAGAGCAAATGATGCCAGCCGCCATCGGGGTTGTCAGCGCCGCGAATGTCCTGCGAATCCAGGCAGGGCTGCCTCCGCTGACGGCTTCCGGAACGCTGATGGGGCTGGCCCTGGCCCGCGCCCAGGGGATGACTGCCAGCAAGTACCTCGGTCACGAAGACCCCTCCGGCGCCTCTCCCAGTGCCCAGGAGCTGCTGCAGGCTACGGGATTTCGGGGGCCTGTGGGCGAGCTCGTCTATGGAAGTCAAAGAAACCTGGAGGGTCTTGCGGCGGATGCCGTGCGGGCCTGGGAGGCCAGCCCGGCCAATCGCGAGCTGCTGCTGAGCAGCAAGTACCGCTACGCCGGGGTTGGCATCCAGGGGGATGGAAACTGGTGGAAAGTCTCGCTGTTGTTGGCCGCCTCGGAGCCCTGA